AATTGCGTAGGCAGTATATCGCTCAACTCTGGCGCCAAGGCTTTGCTGCTCTATCCAGGGTTATCCGCTGGGCCGTCCAGCTCATGGCGCGGCGGTTGAAATCCAAAATGCGCGATGTCGGGGACGGGCATCACTTGCGGGACACCGTGCATTAGACCATCGCTCGGCGGGGAGATCGCCAGCCCTTTGGTTTATCTGGCTGTACCACCACCCGAAACCGCGCCGGTTCATCGCGGCGTCTGCCGTAGTCCCGGCTGATGGCGAGGTTATTCTGGTGTAGTGTTTCAGTTACTTGCAGGGCATCAGCCTTTGACCCGGGCGATTCTCACCACTTCGGGAATTCTGCGTAAGCCCCTCATCAATTGGGCGAGATGCATGCGGTTAGTGACTTGCAAGGTAAAGTGGATGGTGGTATAGGCGCTGCTCTCGCCTTCTTCTATGCTGACGTTGTCGATATTGGAGCCGGCTTCGGCGATTTCCGCGGCGACCTTGGCCAGCACACCGCGCTGATTGGCGACGGTGAGCTTGATGCTCACGTCAAACAGCTTGGTGGTTTGAGCATCCCATTCCACGTCGAGCATTTTTTCCGGCGCGGCGTGAATCTTGGCCATCACCGGGCAGTCGTGAGTGTGAATCACCAGCCCTTGCCCCTTCTTGATAAGGCCGATGATGGGGTCGCCCGGAATCGGCCGGCAACACTTGGCGAATTGCACCGCCATGCCCTCGGTGCCGCGAATGGTGACAGTGCCCGGGATTTTCCTGCCTTCGCTGGTCAATGGCGCGCGAATTGACAACAACCGCCTTGCTATCACTATACCCAGGCGCTTGCCCAGTCCGATGTCGGCGAGGATTTCGTCTCTGGATTTGGCGCCGCTGTCACGCAGCAGCTTGTCCCAGTGCGCATCGTCGATTTGCACTTTATCGGGCTTGAACGCTGACAGCGCCTGATTGAGCAATCGCTTGCCGAGCTGCACCGATTCCTCGTAGTGCATGGTCTTGAGAAAGTGGCGGATGTGCGAGCGCGCCTTGACGGTGACCACGAAATTGAGCCACGAGGGGTTGGGTTTAGCGTGCGAAGCGGTGATGATTTCCACCCGGTCGCCGCTCTTAAGTTCGGTGCGGAGCGGCATCAGCTCGTGGTTGATTTTCACCGCCACGCAGCAGTTGCCGATGTCGGTGTGCACGCTGTAGGCGAAATCCACCGCGGTGGCGCCGCGCGGCAGCGCCATGATCTGGCCCTTGGGCGTGAACACGTACACTTCATCGGGGAACAGGTCCACCTTGAGGTGCTCAAGGAACTCGACCGAATCGCCGCTTTCCGACTGGATTTCGAGCAGGTTCTGCAGCCACTGGTGGGTTTTCTGCTGTAGCTCGTTGAGTGAAGTCTCGGAGCTTTTGTACAGCCAATGCGAGGCCACGCCCGCTTCGGAGATCTTGTGCATGTCCGCCGTGCGGATCTGCACTTCGATCGGTGTGCCGAACGGGCCGAACAGCATGGAATGCAGCGACTGGTAGCCATTGGCCTTGGGAATGGCGATGTAGTCCTTGAATTTGCCCGGGATAGGCTTGAACAAGCTATGCAGCGCGCCTAAAGCCAGATAGCAGGCGGAAGCGTCTTTGACCAGAATGCGGAAGCCGTAAATGTCCAGCACCTCGGAGAAGGAAAGTGACTTCTCGATCATTTTCTTGTAAATGCTGTAGAGGTGCTTTTCGCGGCCGGTAACCTGCGCTTCAATCCCCGCTTTCTGCAGGCACTGCTTGATGGAATCCAGAATCTTGCCCACCACCTCGCGCCGGTTGCCGCGCGCCGCCTTCACCGCCTTGGCGAGCACCTGATAACGCATCGGATTGAGGTGGCGGAAACTCAGTTCCTGCAACTCCTGGTAGATGCTGTTCAGGCCCAGCCGGTTGGCGATCGGCGCGTAAATTTCCATGGTCTCGCGGGCGATGCGGCGGCGCTGCTCCGGCAGCATGACCTCCAGCGTGCGCATGTTGTGCAGACGGTCGGCAAGCTTGATGAGAATGACGCGCACATCGCGCGCCATCGCCAAGAGCATCTTGCGGAAGTTTTCCGCTTGCGCCTGTTCCTGGGTCTGGAACTCGATTTTGTCGAGCTTGCTCAAGCCATCCACCAGCTCCGCCACCGGCTTGCCGAATCTCTTGCTGATTTCGTCCTTGCTGACGTGCGCGTCCTCCATCACGTCGTGCAACAGCGCTGCGGTGAGCGCCTGCGGGTCGAGATGCCACTGTGCGAGGATGTTGGCTACGGCGATCGGGTGGGAGATGTAGGGATCGCCGTTCTTGCGGAACTGTCCCTGGTGCGCGGATTCGCTGAAGTGATAGGCGGATTCGAGCTGCGCGACGTCCTCCGACTTGAGGTAGCCGGATAATTCCTTGAACAGAATCTCCGCATCGGACATTTTAGCTGTCGGCTATCAACTGTCAGCAGTCAGGAAAGCCAGAGCGGCATGGCCGCGACTCAAAGCCGATCGCTGAAAGCTGACCGCTGACGGCCGCTTATGTTTGGGTCTTGTGCAGGATGTCCACGCCAACCAGGCCTTGCGCGATTTCACGCAGTGCGATCACCGTGGGTTTGTCCTTGTTCGGCTCGATCAGCGGGCTTGCGCCGGTGGCGAGCTGACGCGCGCGGTAAGTTGCCGTCAGCGTCAATTCAAAGCGGTTGGGGATTTTTTTCATGCAGTCATCAACGGTAATGCGTGCCATATTTCCTCGCGACTCACTTCAAGCGGTTAATCAGATCGTGGTTGCGCTCAAGCTGGGCTTTGAGCTTCAGCCTTTGCGCGTGGACGATGCATATCAGTTCCTGCACCGACTGCCCGAACTCTTCGTTAATAATAACATAGTCAAACTCCTGGACGTGGCTCATTTCCTCGCGCGCGGCTTTGAGGCGGCTCGCAATCACGTCCATGCTGTCCTGGCCGCGGGCGCGCAATCGCTCCTCCAACACGGCGAGCGACGGTGGCAGGATGAAGATTCCGACGGCTTGCGGAAAAATGCGCCGCACCTGTTGCGCGCCCTGCCAGTCGATTTCCAGCAGAATGTCGCCGCCGCCCTTCATTGCATCCTCAACCCAGTTTTTCGACGTGCCGTAGTAATTGCCGTGCACTTCGGCGTGTTCCAGAAATTCGCCGCGTTTCAGCATCTCTGAAAATTTCTGCTGCGAGACGAAATTGTAGTGCTGGCCGTTGACTTCCCCTGCGCGCGGCGCGCGCGTGGAGCAGGAAACCGACTTGCGCACCCGCGGGTCGTTATCCAGCAGCGCGCGCACCAGGCTG
The genomic region above belongs to Burkholderiales bacterium and contains:
- a CDS encoding bifunctional (p)ppGpp synthetase/guanosine-3',5'-bis(diphosphate) 3'-pyrophosphohydrolase, with the protein product MSDAEILFKELSGYLKSEDVAQLESAYHFSESAHQGQFRKNGDPYISHPIAVANILAQWHLDPQALTAALLHDVMEDAHVSKDEISKRFGKPVAELVDGLSKLDKIEFQTQEQAQAENFRKMLLAMARDVRVILIKLADRLHNMRTLEVMLPEQRRRIARETMEIYAPIANRLGLNSIYQELQELSFRHLNPMRYQVLAKAVKAARGNRREVVGKILDSIKQCLQKAGIEAQVTGREKHLYSIYKKMIEKSLSFSEVLDIYGFRILVKDASACYLALGALHSLFKPIPGKFKDYIAIPKANGYQSLHSMLFGPFGTPIEVQIRTADMHKISEAGVASHWLYKSSETSLNELQQKTHQWLQNLLEIQSESGDSVEFLEHLKVDLFPDEVYVFTPKGQIMALPRGATAVDFAYSVHTDIGNCCVAVKINHELMPLRTELKSGDRVEIITASHAKPNPSWLNFVVTVKARSHIRHFLKTMHYEESVQLGKRLLNQALSAFKPDKVQIDDAHWDKLLRDSGAKSRDEILADIGLGKRLGIVIARRLLSIRAPLTSEGRKIPGTVTIRGTEGMAVQFAKCCRPIPGDPIIGLIKKGQGLVIHTHDCPVMAKIHAAPEKMLDVEWDAQTTKLFDVSIKLTVANQRGVLAKVAAEIAEAGSNIDNVSIEEGESSAYTTIHFTLQVTNRMHLAQLMRGLRRIPEVVRIARVKG
- the rpoZ gene encoding DNA-directed RNA polymerase subunit omega, which translates into the protein MARITVDDCMKKIPNRFELTLTATYRARQLATGASPLIEPNKDKPTVIALREIAQGLVGVDILHKTQT
- the gmk gene encoding guanylate kinase, with the protein product MTGNLFIVAAASGAGKTSLVRALLDNDPRVRKSVSCSTRAPRAGEVNGQHYNFVSQQKFSEMLKRGEFLEHAEVHGNYYGTSKNWVEDAMKGGGDILLEIDWQGAQQVRRIFPQAVGIFILPPSLAVLEERLRARGQDSMDVIASRLKAAREEMSHVQEFDYVIINEEFGQSVQELICIVHAQRLKLKAQLERNHDLINRLK